The following are encoded together in the Gordonia insulae genome:
- a CDS encoding Hsp70 family protein: MATALGITLGSRFLHAATFPAGEPCVQRSAMVTVGACHSTRSTECGTAEENSRVSPGGVTMTGFVDRVGDPVPIAGPDGVGRLAEELTAAAIKSIAAATSDRFPSAPPMVVGHPATWTSHQVAVLGSALRDVGLPTDLRMATDMICALARLRELADYPAAGLLAITDFGASGTTVAVVDVIDHTRVGDPVRIEEPGGNDLDHALMRYVLGEALEDPATVVAADPNLASALTILRRRCTAAKEELARSTVAVVDVDLPIYRGDVRVTRTELEDLVAPLLGRPSSTIRDILARAGRSTSELAALVAIGGGASVGLTTQHLSGEFHLPILVDADPASTAARGAAILAGEFTTVGEASPRARVASPFTASDEPAPARTSSTGARARPVGSTRVTRPPEDSSSARSLGDAGLRTRDLEIEPNGSPSGPHPVLRFADDASPTESDKNATPPKSRRRVGIIVGAAVALVVTVGGTALAMSSDEQPTTPTPVDVPSSVRATEAPAPVPAGEPQVQNDAPVVTELEETTQQTTPEASDPEISTPEISTPEISTPEISTPDISAPEVIPPVIDTPEVGIDGGEAIAPGSDSGRAAGTDPDTGPDGGTDAAG, translated from the coding sequence ATGGCGACTGCACTCGGAATCACGCTCGGCAGCCGCTTCCTGCACGCGGCAACCTTCCCAGCGGGCGAACCCTGCGTCCAGCGCTCGGCGATGGTCACCGTCGGCGCGTGCCACTCCACTCGATCGACGGAGTGCGGCACGGCAGAGGAGAACTCCCGAGTCTCCCCTGGTGGGGTGACCATGACGGGATTCGTTGATCGGGTGGGTGATCCGGTGCCGATCGCGGGACCGGACGGCGTGGGCCGTCTGGCCGAAGAGCTGACTGCCGCCGCGATCAAGAGCATCGCCGCGGCGACATCGGACCGGTTTCCGTCCGCACCGCCGATGGTGGTCGGCCACCCGGCCACGTGGACATCGCACCAGGTGGCTGTCCTTGGTTCGGCGCTGCGGGATGTCGGACTTCCCACGGACCTGCGCATGGCAACAGACATGATCTGCGCGTTGGCACGACTCCGCGAACTCGCCGACTACCCGGCGGCCGGGTTGCTCGCGATCACCGATTTCGGAGCATCGGGCACAACAGTGGCCGTGGTCGACGTCATCGACCACACGAGGGTCGGTGATCCTGTCCGCATCGAGGAACCCGGTGGCAACGATCTCGATCACGCGTTGATGCGGTACGTCCTCGGCGAAGCACTCGAAGATCCGGCAACCGTGGTCGCGGCCGATCCGAACCTCGCGTCGGCGCTGACGATTCTCCGCCGACGTTGCACCGCCGCCAAAGAGGAGCTCGCGCGGTCGACAGTCGCCGTTGTCGACGTCGACCTGCCGATCTACCGCGGCGATGTCAGGGTCACCCGCACCGAACTCGAAGACCTTGTGGCGCCCCTTCTCGGACGTCCGTCTTCGACGATCCGAGACATCCTGGCACGTGCGGGACGGTCCACCTCCGAACTCGCCGCACTCGTCGCGATCGGCGGCGGAGCATCGGTCGGATTGACGACCCAGCACCTGTCAGGTGAGTTCCACCTGCCGATACTCGTCGACGCTGACCCGGCGAGCACGGCCGCGCGAGGTGCCGCGATCCTCGCCGGTGAGTTCACCACTGTCGGAGAGGCGAGCCCACGTGCCCGAGTGGCGTCCCCGTTCACGGCCTCCGACGAGCCGGCGCCCGCGCGCACGTCGTCCACGGGAGCCCGCGCGAGGCCGGTCGGCTCCACCCGGGTTACCAGACCGCCGGAGGATTCGTCATCCGCCCGATCGCTCGGTGATGCCGGACTCCGGACCCGAGACCTCGAGATCGAGCCGAATGGCTCCCCGAGCGGCCCTCATCCGGTGCTGCGCTTCGCCGACGATGCGTCGCCGACGGAAAGTGACAAGAACGCCACGCCACCGAAGTCGCGGCGCCGCGTCGGCATCATCGTCGGGGCAGCCGTCGCCCTGGTGGTGACGGTCGGTGGGACGGCGCTTGCGATGTCGAGTGACGAACAACCGACGACTCCGACACCTGTCGATGTGCCGTCTTCGGTCAGGGCGACAGAGGCTCCCGCGCCGGTTCCCGCGGGTGAGCCCCAGGTCCAGAACGACGCACCGGTCGTCACCGAACTCGAGGAGACGACACAGCAGACCACCCCGGAGGCGTCGGATCCCGAGATCAGCACGCCGGAGATCAGTACACCCGAGATCAGCACGCCGGAGATCAGTACACCCGATATCAGCGCGCCGGAGGTCATCCCACCCGTGATCGATACACCGGAGGTGGGTATCGACGGCGGCGAAGCGATTGCTCCGGGCAGCGACAGCGGCAGGGCCGCAGGCACTGACCCGGACACGGGACCAGACGGTGGAACCGATGCTGCAGGCTGA
- a CDS encoding IniB N-terminal domain-containing protein yields MPRPTLLEFVTALAHDPAFAAAYWADPAETLRDANLHDVSAADISALMPMAGGADAGGLSTVGDNVWRGSEALLAFDVVSDDAVPIATGQFSDPAGLDFAHSAPEPLDTCEFDCVQTLSDLYSAIEVDAAVHVDTDLTAQIDAVDDVRQHPCAGWSTADPGDQAGDLY; encoded by the coding sequence ATGCCCCGACCTACCCTCCTCGAGTTCGTGACCGCGCTCGCGCACGATCCCGCATTCGCAGCCGCCTACTGGGCCGATCCCGCAGAGACGCTGCGGGATGCGAACCTCCACGATGTATCGGCCGCCGACATCTCCGCGCTGATGCCGATGGCAGGCGGGGCGGATGCAGGTGGACTCTCCACGGTCGGGGACAACGTGTGGCGTGGCAGCGAGGCGCTGCTCGCATTCGATGTCGTGAGTGACGACGCAGTTCCGATCGCTACGGGTCAGTTCTCCGATCCGGCCGGACTCGACTTTGCGCACTCCGCACCCGAACCACTCGATACATGCGAATTCGACTGTGTACAAACACTATCCGATCTTTACTCCGCGATCGAAGTTGATGCGGCAGTGCACGTGGATACGGATCTGACGGCACAGATCGACGCGGTGGACGATGTGCGGCAACACCCTTGCGCGGGCTGGTCGACAGCGGACCCTGGCGACCAGGCCGGCGATCTGTACTGA
- a CDS encoding IniB N-terminal domain-containing protein: MPQHDTTADDHNALVQFILGLFGDQARAEAFNENSMRCLADAGLKDVTPQDVRHAVAEVAQTIPAPAGNAAGSAGGGIGHWEPQIPSHGSAVGIIQNITNNYHQQFNTIIGDNNHLDARQTNATGEGSVAVGGDNHGDIATTEGTAGDNNKTHNTEDKETTNVDRSVHGDNSGNSSAGEVVDNSDNDSHDTLEVTTTGNGGQSGTTTGSTPAGAAVTTPPATPSGPGPFHPTPIGIDPMPATLAVAAGGDLDAFQQLEAFSPVPQTLVSDAAPIADAARPVTMTSEDLISEHGDAPGPGGGAEGTADATPEFDPAAPITLGDALADPTIDHAGIGGGPFVDSSAPDSVADISYVGDTADDGTTYDAGGTGYVPDSGVTAAAPLTDATVGGDFTDGP; this comes from the coding sequence ATGCCACAACACGACACGACCGCCGACGATCACAACGCACTCGTCCAGTTCATCCTCGGACTCTTCGGCGATCAGGCCAGAGCGGAGGCATTCAACGAGAACTCGATGAGATGCCTGGCCGACGCGGGGCTGAAAGACGTCACTCCGCAGGATGTGCGGCACGCGGTAGCCGAGGTGGCACAAACGATTCCAGCCCCCGCAGGAAATGCCGCCGGAAGCGCCGGTGGCGGAATTGGCCACTGGGAACCGCAGATTCCGAGTCACGGCAGCGCCGTCGGCATCATTCAGAACATCACGAACAACTACCACCAGCAGTTCAACACCATCATCGGCGACAACAACCATCTCGACGCTCGTCAGACCAACGCCACCGGCGAAGGGTCGGTCGCGGTCGGAGGAGACAACCACGGTGACATCGCGACGACCGAAGGGACCGCAGGTGACAACAACAAGACGCACAACACCGAGGACAAGGAAACCACCAACGTCGACAGGTCAGTGCACGGTGACAACAGCGGTAACAGTTCCGCCGGCGAGGTCGTGGACAATTCCGACAACGACAGCCACGACACGCTGGAAGTGACGACAACCGGCAACGGAGGGCAGTCCGGCACGACCACCGGATCCACACCGGCCGGCGCGGCGGTGACGACACCCCCGGCCACACCGTCCGGACCCGGCCCATTTCATCCGACGCCGATCGGAATCGATCCGATGCCTGCGACTCTCGCGGTCGCAGCGGGCGGGGACCTCGATGCGTTCCAGCAACTGGAGGCGTTCAGCCCCGTGCCCCAGACGTTGGTGAGCGACGCCGCACCAATCGCCGACGCTGCGCGTCCGGTGACGATGACCAGCGAGGATCTGATATCGGAGCACGGCGACGCACCCGGGCCGGGTGGCGGAGCGGAGGGCACCGCCGACGCCACACCCGAGTTCGATCCGGCCGCGCCGATCACACTCGGCGACGCCCTCGCTGATCCGACGATCGATCACGCCGGGATCGGCGGCGGGCCTTTTGTCGACAGTTCCGCACCCGACTCGGTGGCCGACATCTCCTACGTCGGCGACACCGCAGATGACGGAACCACCTACGACGCAGGTGGCACCGGATATGTCCCAGATTCCGGCGTCACCGCGGCAGCGCCGCTGACAGATGCCACCGTCGGTGGCGATTTCACCGACGGTCCCTGA
- a CDS encoding dynamin family protein codes for MDANTTKVCQIIDRLCQLARDAGREDLSRRMSATRLRVVDPSARVVVVGQLKQGKSQLINALLNVPVCRMGDGETTSTITTIGYAEEPHARLIVSDSAQDVIDSDARPGPVQTEGERAIPIPMDDISRDLARAPEAGGAQVLRLEVHVPSPLLQRGIVLVDTPGSGGVGSPHAAATLGLLAASDAIIVASDVSQEYTAPEMSFIRQVTELCDNALCVATKTDLYPMWRDVVAADVAHLRRQSNDVDPLPVSSLLRSHAIRLDDRDLNEESGFPGILEFLETRVLAQASTTMRRLVMNEIRSVTDHLSLAVRPELETLKDPGAREAIVAELERARTEARELSSRTALWQQVLGDGIADLSAESDHDLRNRTRRLLKDYESRIDAGDPAKFWTQLGEDLKNDIAEAVGDNFIWTHDQSLAVAERVADSFSDTGDVAIPRLDLAAIGHEISPQTGLTDLEQQPTGVVHKVVTGMRGSYGGMMMFGMMSTMVGMTMLNPFSVAAGVLLGRKSYKEDAEMRLTRRRSEAKMAVRTFVDDVLFEVGRESRYRLRTIQRVLRDHFREIAEQTTRSLTESIKAAEDGARTQVADRDARSRRLEASLGFLDEVSAWAAGGCREHVG; via the coding sequence ATGGACGCCAACACCACCAAGGTCTGTCAGATCATCGATCGCCTTTGCCAACTCGCACGCGATGCCGGACGCGAGGACCTGAGTCGCCGGATGTCCGCGACCCGCCTGCGCGTCGTGGATCCCAGCGCACGGGTGGTGGTGGTCGGCCAACTCAAGCAGGGTAAGAGCCAGCTCATCAATGCACTGCTGAATGTACCGGTGTGTCGGATGGGCGACGGGGAGACGACATCGACGATCACCACGATCGGGTACGCCGAGGAACCGCACGCCCGCCTGATCGTCAGCGACTCGGCACAGGACGTGATCGATTCGGACGCACGGCCCGGCCCCGTGCAGACCGAAGGGGAGCGTGCGATTCCCATCCCGATGGACGACATCTCCCGTGATCTCGCGCGTGCCCCGGAGGCGGGCGGCGCACAGGTTCTACGGCTCGAGGTCCACGTGCCCAGCCCGTTGCTGCAACGTGGCATCGTCCTGGTGGACACGCCGGGATCGGGCGGTGTCGGATCACCACATGCCGCAGCGACTCTGGGCCTGCTTGCTGCGTCTGACGCCATCATCGTGGCCTCCGACGTCAGTCAGGAGTACACGGCACCGGAGATGTCATTCATCCGGCAGGTCACCGAACTATGCGATAACGCACTGTGCGTCGCCACCAAGACCGACCTCTACCCGATGTGGCGCGACGTCGTCGCCGCAGACGTGGCGCATCTGCGGCGACAGTCCAATGACGTCGATCCATTGCCCGTCTCGTCGCTCCTGCGCTCGCACGCCATCCGGCTCGACGACCGCGATCTCAACGAGGAGTCCGGGTTCCCGGGCATTCTCGAGTTTCTGGAGACGCGGGTGCTGGCGCAGGCGAGTACCACCATGCGACGGCTGGTGATGAACGAGATCCGCTCGGTCACCGATCATCTGTCGCTGGCGGTTCGGCCGGAGCTGGAGACACTCAAGGACCCGGGCGCGCGCGAGGCCATTGTCGCCGAACTGGAACGCGCTCGCACTGAAGCGAGAGAACTGTCATCGCGCACTGCGCTCTGGCAGCAAGTACTCGGCGACGGCATCGCCGATCTGTCCGCCGAATCCGACCATGACCTCCGGAATCGAACACGTAGATTGCTCAAGGACTACGAATCCAGGATCGATGCGGGTGACCCGGCCAAATTCTGGACACAACTGGGCGAGGATCTCAAGAACGACATCGCCGAAGCCGTCGGTGACAACTTCATCTGGACCCACGACCAATCACTGGCCGTGGCCGAGAGGGTTGCCGACTCCTTCTCCGATACCGGGGATGTCGCCATACCTCGCCTGGACCTGGCGGCGATCGGTCACGAGATCTCGCCTCAGACCGGGCTCACCGACCTCGAGCAACAGCCGACCGGTGTGGTGCACAAGGTGGTCACCGGGATGCGCGGTTCGTACGGCGGCATGATGATGTTCGGAATGATGTCGACGATGGTCGGCATGACGATGCTCAACCCGTTCTCGGTGGCGGCAGGTGTTCTGTTGGGGCGCAAGTCCTACAAAGAGGACGCCGAGATGCGCCTGACCAGGCGCCGGTCCGAGGCCAAGATGGCAGTTCGCACATTTGTCGACGATGTCCTTTTCGAGGTCGGCAGGGAATCACGCTATCGCCTGCGCACGATCCAGCGGGTACTGCGGGATCATTTCCGGGAGATCGCCGAGCAGACAACGCGGTCACTGACCGAATCGATCAAGGCCGCCGAAGACGGTGCGCGCACGCAGGTCGCCGACCGCGACGCCAGAAGTCGGAGGTTGGAAGCAAGTCTCGGCTTCTTGGATGAGGTATCGGCGTGGGCCGCAGGAGGTTGTCGTGAACACGTCGGATGA
- a CDS encoding dynamin family protein, giving the protein MNTSDEVRRLLEEAIAVYRSDGPRAAGPAADLEQCAQRLSEPLRIALAGQLKAGKSTLLNALIGEELAPTDATECTKIVTWFHHGSSPSVRAHHVNGLSAAVPIERHDGCLNFDIDALEPSAIDRLEVCWPTTELSRRTIIDTPGTASLNADVSARTMRLLAPADGVSGADAVVYLMRTSTASDVSTLAELNRQVSGRGGPLGVVGVLSRADEIGSGRFDAMLSAKEIAAQYATDLASSGLCQAVVPVAGLLALTARTLRQREFAALSALASASPEDLQLAMLSADRFVREESPLSLDRETRTALVRRFGLFGIRIAVVLIQGGVRDATSLADQLLERSGLTELQSIVDVQFGQRAEQLKAHTALTDLSRVLGAYPTPHVRHLRSAAQRLMGDVHGFEEVRLLGLLRSRRTTLTESEAVEATRLIGGYGTAADDRLGLDPFETMTSGPSRALGTVQRWRSRADHPLNDAFTTRVCRAAARSAESIVAEMVTATRREQSTSPARRFTPTQ; this is encoded by the coding sequence GTGAACACGTCGGATGAGGTACGCCGCCTGCTGGAGGAGGCCATCGCCGTATACCGGTCGGACGGACCGCGTGCCGCCGGGCCGGCGGCTGATCTCGAGCAGTGCGCGCAACGTCTGTCCGAGCCGCTGCGAATCGCGTTGGCGGGCCAGCTGAAAGCAGGCAAGTCGACGCTGTTGAACGCTTTGATCGGCGAAGAACTCGCGCCTACCGATGCCACCGAGTGCACCAAGATCGTCACGTGGTTTCATCACGGATCGTCACCGTCCGTGCGGGCGCATCACGTCAACGGCCTGAGCGCCGCGGTCCCGATCGAACGGCACGACGGGTGTCTCAACTTCGACATCGACGCGCTCGAGCCCTCTGCCATCGATCGACTCGAAGTGTGCTGGCCGACAACCGAATTGTCGAGACGTACCATCATCGACACCCCGGGCACCGCATCGCTGAACGCGGATGTCTCCGCTCGGACGATGCGTTTGCTCGCGCCCGCGGACGGCGTATCAGGCGCCGACGCGGTGGTATATCTGATGCGGACTTCCACCGCGTCGGATGTTTCGACGTTGGCCGAGCTGAATCGACAGGTCAGTGGGCGGGGTGGCCCCCTCGGTGTGGTGGGCGTGTTGTCGCGGGCCGATGAGATCGGCTCCGGCCGGTTCGATGCGATGCTGTCGGCCAAGGAGATCGCCGCGCAGTATGCGACCGACCTTGCGTCCTCGGGGCTCTGTCAGGCGGTCGTACCGGTCGCAGGCCTGCTCGCGCTGACCGCGCGAACCTTGCGACAACGAGAGTTCGCGGCACTATCAGCTCTGGCTTCGGCATCGCCAGAAGATCTGCAATTGGCGATGCTGTCTGCGGACCGATTCGTCCGCGAGGAGAGTCCGCTGTCGCTCGATCGCGAGACCCGGACGGCGCTGGTTCGACGCTTCGGATTGTTCGGCATCCGCATCGCCGTCGTCCTCATCCAAGGTGGCGTGCGCGATGCGACGTCCCTTGCCGATCAGCTTCTGGAGCGGAGTGGGCTCACCGAGTTGCAGTCCATCGTCGATGTACAGTTCGGCCAGCGTGCCGAACAGTTGAAGGCCCACACCGCACTGACGGATTTGTCGCGAGTCCTCGGGGCATATCCGACTCCGCACGTCCGGCATCTCCGGAGCGCCGCGCAACGGCTGATGGGGGATGTGCACGGGTTCGAAGAAGTGCGACTGTTGGGTTTGTTGCGTTCGCGCAGGACGACTCTCACAGAGAGTGAGGCGGTCGAAGCGACCCGGCTCATCGGGGGATATGGAACAGCCGCCGACGATCGTCTGGGTCTGGACCCCTTCGAGACCATGACGTCGGGCCCGTCGCGCGCTCTGGGCACAGTCCAACGATGGCGGTCGCGGGCCGATCATCCACTCAACGACGCATTCACAACACGGGTCTGCCGGGCAGCCGCCCGCAGCGCTGAGAGCATCGTGGCAGAGATGGTTACCGCGACACGCCGGGAGCAATCGACATCACCCGCCCGCAGGTTCACGCCAACGCAGTGA
- a CDS encoding SGNH/GDSL hydrolase family protein — translation MRASGGPTSPDDRARTRDVNLGDSYSAGSGVLPTAPGTLPLCAQSSINYAHLIADRTGARLTDVSCGGAKTTDFFQTQYPGLHPQLDALNLRTGLVTFMIGGNDGDVFGATVAKCVAAAATTNGQGSPCRAMYGDSIAAEIRRQTFPKLLRAFTAVRSRAPLARAAVVAYPWILPDRAQSCPGFPIAPGDIPYTHGIQTTLNDAIRRAARLTGITYVDAATASVGHDSCKPQGVRWIEPLITDVQTVPVHPNALGERQLAEVTLRALRI, via the coding sequence ATGCGCGCATCCGGCGGTCCGACTTCGCCCGATGATCGGGCGCGCACACGAGACGTCAATCTCGGAGACAGCTATTCGGCCGGCTCCGGTGTCCTGCCCACCGCGCCGGGCACGCTCCCGCTCTGCGCGCAGTCGAGCATCAATTACGCCCATCTCATCGCCGACCGTACCGGCGCGCGTCTGACCGACGTGAGTTGTGGAGGGGCGAAGACCACCGATTTCTTCCAGACGCAATACCCCGGACTACACCCGCAACTCGATGCGCTGAACCTGCGAACTGGTCTGGTCACCTTCATGATCGGCGGCAATGACGGCGACGTGTTCGGCGCCACTGTCGCCAAATGCGTTGCCGCAGCGGCTACCACAAATGGGCAGGGATCACCGTGTCGCGCCATGTACGGAGACTCCATTGCCGCCGAGATCCGTCGGCAGACATTCCCGAAGCTGCTGCGCGCCTTCACCGCAGTCCGCTCCCGGGCGCCGTTGGCCCGCGCCGCCGTGGTCGCCTACCCGTGGATCTTGCCGGACAGGGCGCAGTCATGCCCGGGATTCCCGATCGCACCCGGCGACATCCCGTACACCCACGGCATCCAGACGACCCTCAACGATGCCATCCGCCGAGCGGCTCGATTGACCGGAATCACCTACGTCGACGCCGCGACCGCATCGGTCGGCCACGACAGCTGTAAACCGCAGGGCGTGCGGTGGATCGAGCCGCTGATCACCGATGTCCAGACTGTTCCCGTGCACCCCAACGCTCTCGGAGAGCGACAGTTGGCCGAGGTGACCCTGCGCGCGCTGCGCATCTAG
- a CDS encoding acetamidase/formamidase family protein, translating into MTVEISDATQILATGSGPITGDEYLPCRPDDVFWGDLPCAADTPAMTVEPGTSVTIDTLSHEGILADQGRDPRAFFGGHGVAPEMVLDEAIELCASDRPHRFGIDGPHVTTGPIEIAGAQPGDLVAMTVIETLRRVPYGVVSNRHHKGALPGEFPAGEANYSAFVSVDAIPDGSAFGVMPLDVGNPEATARFPLAPFLGIMGVAVAGPDRAHSVPPGPHGGNIDLTVMTEGSTLYVPVQVPGALAYVGDPHFAQGNGEVALTALEASLRATIRFDVIPAVEVNERFGALVAPIAETQDYLVPTGLDVDLDVAVQNCVRAAISVLGARYGMQPAQALAYLSAATDFDISQVVDVVKGVHARIRRSDFAR; encoded by the coding sequence ATGACCGTCGAGATCAGTGACGCAACACAGATTCTGGCCACCGGTTCGGGTCCGATCACCGGAGACGAATACCTTCCGTGCCGGCCGGACGACGTCTTCTGGGGTGACCTACCGTGCGCTGCGGACACTCCTGCGATGACGGTGGAGCCGGGAACCTCGGTCACCATCGACACGCTCAGCCACGAAGGCATCCTGGCCGACCAAGGGCGCGACCCGCGAGCATTCTTCGGTGGCCACGGCGTGGCCCCGGAGATGGTGTTGGACGAGGCGATCGAGCTGTGTGCCTCAGATCGACCGCACAGATTCGGCATCGACGGTCCGCACGTGACAACGGGACCCATCGAGATCGCCGGCGCACAACCGGGTGACCTGGTGGCGATGACGGTGATCGAGACGCTGCGGCGGGTGCCCTACGGCGTGGTGTCCAATCGGCATCACAAGGGCGCTCTGCCCGGAGAATTCCCGGCAGGCGAAGCGAACTACAGCGCGTTCGTGTCTGTCGACGCCATCCCTGACGGCTCGGCATTCGGCGTGATGCCCTTGGATGTCGGGAATCCCGAAGCCACCGCGCGCTTTCCGCTCGCGCCGTTTCTGGGCATCATGGGTGTCGCGGTGGCCGGTCCCGACCGCGCTCATTCCGTGCCACCCGGTCCGCATGGCGGCAACATCGACCTCACCGTGATGACCGAAGGCTCGACTCTGTATGTGCCGGTGCAGGTCCCCGGCGCACTCGCCTATGTGGGCGATCCGCATTTCGCACAAGGCAATGGCGAGGTCGCGTTGACCGCGCTCGAGGCCTCGCTGCGCGCGACCATCCGCTTCGACGTCATTCCGGCAGTCGAGGTGAACGAGCGATTCGGTGCGCTGGTCGCGCCGATCGCGGAAACGCAGGACTATCTCGTTCCGACCGGCCTCGACGTCGATCTCGATGTCGCTGTCCAGAACTGTGTGCGCGCAGCCATCTCGGTGTTGGGCGCCCGGTACGGGATGCAGCCGGCCCAGGCGCTCGCCTACCTCAGTGCTGCAACAGATTTCGACATCTCTCAGGTCGTCGATGTGGTCAAAGGCGTCCATGCGCGCATCCGGCGGTCCGACTTCGCCCGATGA
- a CDS encoding FadR/GntR family transcriptional regulator, whose amino-acid sequence MLQRGHTLSATASAYLEGMVLNDLVPGDKLPPERVLAENLEVSRTTIREALRDLEQRRLVTRTPGRGTVVLPRSAKATQLLETMGDDAEESHVAELRMLVEPQVAGLAADRATSSDLLQLEEILASTHAGLNPAESLAQDVAFHMQIARAARNPLLVSLCQLSSGWVQTVRARSHATRDGRRTSFIGHQEILRAVRNHDHDAATAAMTAHLDDVARLVERRHR is encoded by the coding sequence ATGCTGCAACGAGGACACACGCTCAGTGCGACGGCGTCGGCGTATCTGGAGGGCATGGTGCTCAACGACCTCGTACCCGGCGACAAGCTGCCACCCGAACGTGTCCTGGCGGAGAATCTCGAGGTGTCGCGGACGACGATCCGCGAAGCGTTGCGTGACCTGGAACAACGACGTCTGGTCACACGCACCCCGGGGCGCGGCACGGTGGTACTACCCCGATCGGCCAAGGCCACACAGCTTCTCGAGACCATGGGCGACGACGCCGAGGAATCTCATGTGGCAGAACTGCGCATGCTCGTCGAGCCGCAGGTTGCGGGGCTGGCTGCGGACCGTGCCACATCGTCGGATCTGCTGCAGCTCGAGGAGATCCTGGCGTCGACCCACGCGGGTCTCAACCCGGCGGAGTCACTGGCACAGGACGTCGCGTTTCACATGCAGATCGCCCGGGCGGCCCGCAATCCCCTCTTGGTGTCGTTGTGTCAGCTCAGCAGCGGGTGGGTACAGACCGTACGGGCCCGATCCCACGCCACCCGCGACGGACGCCGCACCTCGTTCATCGGGCATCAGGAGATCCTGCGTGCTGTCCGAAACCATGACCACGATGCGGCCACGGCCGCGATGACAGCCCATCTCGACGATGTGGCACGACTTGTTGAACGGAGACACCGATGA
- a CDS encoding amidohydrolase family protein, translating to MDLLLQSARIADDAPLVDIGVDDGLIVEISDRASPRAATTIDCAGRVVIPGLIEAHLHLDKALLDKEQPNRDGTLAGAIEVTGALKRQFTAESVRQRARQVIEQSIINGTTLIRAHPDVDPIVGLLGVDVLVDLREEYRGQVDLQIVAFPQEGILKAPGTQELLAEALRRGADVIGGCTYNEANLADCHRHVDVVFGLAEEFGVPIDMHADFADDASDPRFALAEQIAEVTVRRGMSGRVTLGHMTSLAGRDADDRKSALADLAAAGVAVVPLPATDMHLGGRDDTHNVRRGVVPVADMWAAGVRCAYSSNNIRNAFTPYGNADMLDVGLLLAQVSHVSGAPGLARVLDMATYSAAAVVGVDDRYGLAPGCRADLVVLSTDCVADVLLDRPDRCFVIKGGRVVAHTTRTSQLTEVIHA from the coding sequence ATGGACCTGCTGCTGCAGTCGGCACGGATTGCCGATGACGCACCATTGGTCGACATCGGCGTCGACGACGGGCTCATCGTCGAGATCTCCGATCGCGCCTCGCCGCGGGCGGCAACGACGATCGATTGCGCTGGTCGGGTCGTCATTCCCGGCCTGATCGAGGCTCATCTGCATCTGGACAAAGCGCTGCTCGACAAGGAGCAGCCGAACCGGGACGGCACGCTTGCCGGCGCGATCGAGGTGACCGGCGCACTCAAGCGACAGTTCACGGCGGAGTCGGTGCGGCAGCGCGCTCGGCAGGTGATCGAGCAGTCGATCATCAACGGCACCACGCTCATCCGTGCACATCCCGACGTCGATCCCATCGTCGGCCTGCTGGGTGTCGATGTCCTCGTCGACCTGCGGGAGGAATACCGCGGGCAGGTTGACCTGCAGATCGTTGCCTTTCCGCAAGAGGGGATCCTCAAAGCCCCCGGCACACAGGAACTCCTGGCCGAGGCGTTGCGGCGCGGCGCCGACGTGATCGGCGGATGCACCTACAACGAGGCGAATCTCGCGGATTGCCACCGACATGTCGATGTGGTGTTCGGACTCGCCGAGGAGTTCGGCGTGCCGATCGACATGCACGCCGATTTCGCCGATGATGCGTCCGACCCACGCTTCGCCCTCGCCGAGCAGATCGCCGAGGTGACCGTGCGGCGTGGCATGTCGGGCCGGGTCACCCTGGGGCACATGACGTCTCTCGCTGGTCGCGACGCAGACGATCGCAAGTCCGCACTCGCCGATCTCGCTGCCGCGGGTGTGGCAGTGGTTCCCTTGCCGGCTACCGACATGCATCTCGGGGGACGAGACGATACCCACAACGTCCGTCGCGGAGTGGTGCCGGTGGCGGACATGTGGGCCGCGGGCGTGCGATGCGCATACTCGTCGAACAACATCCGCAATGCCTTCACGCCGTATGGCAACGCCGACATGCTCGACGTCGGCTTGCTGTTGGCGCAGGTCAGCCATGTGTCGGGGGCTCCAGGACTTGCTCGGGTCCTGGACATGGCCACGTACTCGGCGGCCGCGGTGGTCGGCGTGGACGATCGCTATGGCCTGGCACCCGGTTGCCGCGCCGACCTCGTGGTCCTGTCGACCGATTGTGTCGCAGATGTGCTTCTCGATCGTCCGGATCGCTGTTTTGTCATCAAGGGTGGGCGGGTGGTCGCCCACACCACCCGTACATCCCAACTCACGGAGGTTATCCATGCGTGA